The proteins below come from a single Parazoarcus communis genomic window:
- a CDS encoding transglutaminase family protein — MKPPHADPDPILDDLTDLDARISALGADIWIGAEPTFTDRYSESAEWLQLALGGEKEGRAAQLLRDFSISFPGCALLRTIGRQYPGEPGARWSLGVLARRDGVALWQGPPDPLLVSEPCAPHGIEHFSLCLLEHCAARGWAAETRVGATDWRVVTRCDEHPIGIDESSAALCFRPSLHSAPIPAEGLRDELAESGHFLLLLATLPDAEGGWPVVELPAVADVASYAALLEVVAEAAKAAGINGLVLRGHPPPLDAGMHWTSLTPDPAVIEANLAPATDLQSFYRVNAALFSAAESLGLYPYRLYYNGGEADSGGGGQLTLGGPTAQSSPFFVAPRLLTRLVRYLNRHPALSYWFAPDSIGSGSQAPRADEGPQERRVELEVALEQLERLDSPEPGLLWASLAPFLADSAGNSHRSEINIEKLWNPYLGARGMAGLVEFRALRMAPDAATLSAEAALLRALIARLMHFPYDKPLVDWGKQLHNRFALPWYLEQDLRAVLADLEAHGLGLGASITARLVDDARRELGHLEWEGLQLRVMGALEFWPLIGDVTTQQPSDSRLVDASTARIELRVVAPEAEGLDGLKLQVNGYAVPLRAEYDGAAPVCLAGVRYRSFVPVHGLHPTLPAQDGVELVLTHPRTGNALRLSLFDWHPRGEAYDGLPDSRAEARRRRAERLVSENVDAQTLPEAREAPAPAYAEYCFDLRRV, encoded by the coding sequence ATGAAGCCTCCGCACGCCGATCCCGACCCCATTCTGGATGATCTGACCGATCTCGATGCGCGTATCAGCGCGCTCGGTGCGGATATCTGGATTGGCGCCGAACCGACCTTTACCGACCGCTATTCCGAATCTGCAGAGTGGCTGCAGCTCGCGCTTGGCGGCGAGAAGGAGGGACGTGCAGCGCAGTTGCTGCGCGATTTTTCGATCAGTTTTCCGGGGTGCGCGCTGCTGCGGACGATCGGGCGGCAGTATCCGGGCGAGCCGGGCGCGCGCTGGAGTCTTGGCGTGCTTGCACGTCGCGACGGTGTGGCGCTGTGGCAGGGGCCGCCAGACCCCTTGCTGGTGTCAGAGCCCTGTGCACCCCACGGCATTGAGCATTTCAGCCTGTGCCTGCTTGAGCACTGCGCCGCACGTGGCTGGGCCGCTGAAACACGCGTGGGCGCCACCGACTGGCGCGTGGTGACCCGTTGCGACGAGCATCCGATCGGCATTGATGAAAGCTCCGCGGCGCTGTGCTTCAGACCCTCGCTGCATTCCGCCCCAATTCCCGCCGAAGGCCTGCGCGACGAGCTTGCCGAAAGCGGTCATTTCCTGCTCCTGCTTGCGACCCTGCCGGATGCCGAGGGCGGCTGGCCGGTGGTCGAACTCCCGGCGGTCGCCGACGTTGCCAGCTATGCGGCGCTGCTCGAAGTCGTGGCTGAGGCCGCCAAGGCCGCCGGCATCAACGGGCTGGTGCTGCGCGGCCATCCGCCGCCGCTGGATGCAGGGATGCACTGGACCAGCCTGACGCCGGACCCGGCGGTGATTGAGGCCAACCTTGCGCCGGCTACCGATCTGCAATCCTTCTATCGCGTCAATGCCGCGCTGTTTTCCGCGGCAGAGAGCCTCGGCCTCTACCCTTATCGCCTGTACTACAACGGCGGTGAGGCCGATTCCGGCGGGGGCGGTCAGCTCACGCTTGGTGGCCCTACTGCGCAGAGCAGCCCGTTCTTCGTCGCGCCGCGTTTGCTGACTCGGCTCGTCCGCTACCTGAACCGGCATCCGGCCCTGTCGTACTGGTTCGCGCCGGATTCGATCGGCAGTGGCAGCCAGGCGCCGCGTGCGGACGAGGGCCCGCAGGAGCGTCGGGTCGAGCTCGAGGTGGCGCTCGAGCAGCTGGAGCGGCTCGATTCGCCCGAGCCTGGGCTGCTGTGGGCCAGCCTGGCGCCATTCCTTGCTGACTCGGCGGGCAACAGTCACCGCAGCGAGATCAACATCGAGAAGTTGTGGAACCCCTATCTGGGCGCGCGTGGAATGGCCGGTCTGGTCGAATTCCGTGCCCTGCGCATGGCCCCGGATGCCGCAACCCTTTCGGCTGAAGCCGCCTTGCTGCGCGCCCTGATCGCGCGCCTGATGCACTTCCCCTACGACAAGCCACTGGTGGATTGGGGCAAGCAGCTGCACAACCGCTTTGCGCTGCCCTGGTATCTGGAGCAGGACCTGCGTGCCGTACTGGCGGATCTCGAAGCCCATGGCCTTGGGCTGGGTGCGTCGATCACCGCGCGGCTGGTGGACGATGCCCGCCGGGAACTCGGCCATCTGGAATGGGAGGGGCTGCAGCTGCGGGTGATGGGGGCACTCGAATTCTGGCCGCTGATCGGTGATGTCACCACCCAGCAGCCCTCTGATTCACGTCTGGTCGACGCCAGCACGGCACGCATCGAATTGCGCGTCGTCGCACCCGAGGCCGAAGGTCTCGACGGGCTGAAGCTACAGGTCAATGGCTACGCCGTGCCGCTGCGGGCCGAATACGATGGGGCCGCACCTGTGTGTCTGGCCGGTGTGCGCTATCGCAGTTTTGTTCCGGTGCATGGTCTGCATCCGACATTGCCGGCGCAGGACGGGGTTGAGTTGGTGCTGACCCATCCTCGCACCGGAAACGCGCTGCGCCTCAGCCTGTTCGACTGGCACCCACGGGGCGAGGCATACGATGGTCTGCCTGACAGTCGGGCAGAAGCCCGTCGCCGTCGTGCCGAGCGGCTGGTGTCAGAAAACGTGGATGCGCAGACGCTGCCGGAAGCGCGCGAGGCGCCAGCACCCGCGTATGCCGAGTACTGCTTCGACTTGCGGCGGGTGTAG
- the gshA gene encoding glutamate--cysteine ligase, whose amino-acid sequence MTDLLSRRLALFNKPEHLDLLRHCRHGLEKESLRVAPTGELALTPHPQALGSALTHPQITTDYSEALLEFITAAEEDPEQTLAELDTIHRYAYSRLGDEILWCQSMPSKLPDEADIPIAEYGSSHTGQIKHVYRKGLAVRYGKAMQCIAGIHYNFSLPENLWPLLQKAEDDTRPPQDYQSASYIALVRNFRRYSWLLMYLFGASPAVCKGFLKDRLHDLDTLDENTLYLPWATSLRMSDLGYQNNAQASIQPCYDGLESYLDSLREAVSTPYPPYVAIGTQQHGEWVQLNTNVLQIENEYYSTIRPKRVACPGERPIQALGSRGVQYVEVRCLDIDPFLPLGIDITTSRFLDTFLLYCALEDSPVMPGEECRECTDNFGHTVKEGRRPGMTLHQNGTPRELVEWGVALLECMAPCAAILDAAHGGDLHRQALEAQRAKLHNPELTPSARVLRRLSKDHLSFFEFAMSQSRLHAEAFRSRPLDGGAVEAFEQSARDSLAHQKRIEEDQTGPFADYVASYMAAIDPDYRTCS is encoded by the coding sequence TTGACCGATCTACTTTCGCGCCGTCTGGCCTTGTTTAACAAGCCCGAACACCTCGACCTGCTGCGTCACTGCCGCCACGGGCTCGAGAAGGAGAGCCTGCGCGTGGCGCCGACCGGCGAGCTGGCGCTGACCCCACACCCGCAGGCGCTGGGCTCGGCACTGACCCACCCCCAGATCACGACCGACTATTCAGAGGCCCTGCTGGAGTTCATCACCGCAGCCGAAGAAGACCCCGAGCAGACGCTTGCCGAGCTCGACACCATTCACCGCTACGCGTACAGCCGGCTCGGCGACGAAATACTGTGGTGCCAGTCGATGCCGAGCAAGCTTCCGGACGAAGCCGACATTCCCATCGCCGAGTACGGCAGCAGCCACACCGGCCAGATCAAACACGTGTACCGCAAGGGACTCGCCGTGCGCTACGGAAAGGCGATGCAGTGCATTGCCGGCATCCATTACAACTTCAGCCTGCCCGAAAACTTGTGGCCCCTGCTGCAGAAGGCCGAAGACGATACCCGCCCGCCGCAGGACTATCAGTCGGCGAGCTACATCGCGCTGGTCCGCAACTTCCGCCGCTACAGCTGGTTGCTGATGTATCTGTTCGGCGCGTCGCCGGCCGTATGCAAGGGTTTCCTGAAAGACCGTCTGCACGACCTGGACACCCTCGACGAGAACACCCTGTATCTGCCCTGGGCGACCAGCCTGCGCATGAGCGACCTCGGCTACCAGAACAACGCCCAGGCCAGCATCCAGCCCTGCTACGACGGTCTCGAGAGCTATCTCGACAGTCTTCGCGAAGCGGTTTCGACGCCTTACCCGCCTTACGTCGCCATCGGCACCCAGCAACACGGGGAATGGGTTCAGCTCAACACCAACGTGCTGCAGATCGAAAACGAGTACTACTCGACCATCCGCCCCAAGCGCGTCGCCTGTCCCGGCGAGCGGCCCATCCAGGCGCTCGGCTCGCGTGGTGTGCAGTACGTCGAGGTCCGCTGCCTGGACATCGACCCCTTCCTGCCCCTGGGTATCGACATCACCACCTCGCGCTTTCTCGACACCTTCCTGCTCTACTGCGCGCTGGAAGACAGCCCGGTGATGCCGGGCGAGGAATGCCGCGAATGCACCGACAACTTCGGCCATACCGTCAAGGAGGGCCGTCGTCCGGGCATGACCTTGCATCAGAATGGCACCCCGCGCGAACTGGTCGAATGGGGAGTCGCCTTGCTTGAGTGCATGGCACCCTGTGCCGCGATTCTCGACGCCGCGCATGGTGGCGACCTTCATCGCCAGGCGCTCGAAGCGCAGCGCGCCAAGCTGCACAACCCCGAGCTGACCCCTTCCGCACGCGTATTGCGCAGGCTGAGCAAGGACCACCTCAGCTTCTTCGAATTCGCCATGAGTCAGTCGCGGCTGCATGCAGAGGCGTTCCGTAGCCGCCCGCTCGACGGTGGCGCAGTCGAGGCATTTGAGCAATCGGCGCGTGATTCGCTCGCCCACCAGAAGCGGATTGAAGAAGACCAGACCGGGCCGTTTGCAGACTACGTTGCAAGCTACATGGCGGCAATCGACCCCGACTACCGCACCTGCTCCTGA
- a CDS encoding SDR family oxidoreductase: MIFITGATGQLGNAVINTLIENGTPAAQIVAGTRKPDAAAPLAAKGVQLRKADYADPASLDAAFKGIDTLYLVSGDAPIDVRIEHHRNAIAAAVRNGVKRIVYTSFVDTAEDSPFGFARIHADTERTLAESGLEFTILRHGVYADILPAFLNGYAERGVASPNQHGKARFIRRADLAAAAAKVLTTEGHSGKTYTLTGPTALNMADIAAVLETRTGKPVAYHALPTTDYASILVKATGMPQWLADALAGMFAAMDRGGYDIQTGDFARLLGRDAMPVEAALVAQFGL, encoded by the coding sequence ATGATCTTCATCACTGGCGCCACCGGCCAACTCGGCAACGCAGTCATCAATACCCTCATCGAAAATGGCACTCCCGCAGCGCAGATCGTTGCCGGGACGCGCAAACCGGACGCCGCCGCGCCACTCGCAGCGAAAGGCGTGCAGCTGCGCAAAGCCGACTACGCCGACCCCGCAAGCCTCGACGCCGCCTTCAAGGGTATCGACACCCTGTACCTGGTGTCAGGTGACGCGCCGATCGACGTCCGCATCGAACACCACCGCAACGCCATCGCAGCGGCCGTGCGCAATGGTGTGAAGCGGATCGTCTACACCAGCTTCGTCGATACCGCAGAAGATTCGCCATTCGGCTTTGCACGCATTCACGCCGACACCGAGCGCACCCTCGCGGAAAGCGGCCTCGAATTCACCATCCTGCGCCATGGTGTCTATGCAGACATCCTGCCCGCCTTCCTCAATGGCTATGCCGAACGCGGCGTCGCATCGCCCAACCAGCACGGCAAGGCACGCTTCATCCGCCGCGCCGACCTGGCCGCAGCCGCTGCCAAGGTGCTCACGACGGAGGGTCATTCGGGAAAGACCTACACACTGACCGGCCCGACCGCGCTGAACATGGCCGACATCGCTGCCGTGCTGGAAACGCGCACCGGCAAGCCGGTTGCGTATCACGCACTGCCGACGACCGACTATGCGTCGATACTGGTGAAAGCGACAGGCATGCCACAGTGGCTGGCCGACGCGCTGGCAGGCATGTTCGCCGCCATGGACCGCGGCGGCTACGACATCCAGACGGG
- a CDS encoding LysR family transcriptional regulator, with the protein MRIFACVVDSGGFSAAADQLGLSQAQVTRHVAALESDLGLRLLERTTRRMHLTEIGEAYLDRCRRILALVEEADTMGEAHRGEPRGVLRLTSSVSFARAHLAPAIAEYMQLFPETGFDLILSDRTLNMVDEGIDLAFRITHAVDPGLVARPLAPCRVVVCASPAYIERNGRPERPEDLRHHDCLSHSYFKRSIWPFRGAGGEQSIAVRTRVAGDVDFLHALACAGAGVAHLPSYLVGDDIRAGVLVPLLEDYEMPSPSVYAVYPSRHYLLPKVRSFLDYFAERVGDPPHWDRGWSDSAPQ; encoded by the coding sequence ATGAGGATTTTTGCCTGCGTGGTCGACAGTGGCGGCTTTTCGGCGGCTGCCGATCAGCTGGGTCTGTCGCAGGCTCAGGTCACGCGCCATGTTGCTGCGCTGGAGTCCGACCTCGGATTGCGTCTGCTCGAACGCACGACACGACGCATGCATCTGACCGAGATCGGCGAAGCCTATCTGGATCGCTGCCGTCGCATCCTGGCGCTGGTCGAGGAGGCTGACACGATGGGTGAGGCGCACCGGGGTGAGCCGCGGGGGGTGCTGCGGCTGACCAGCTCGGTGTCGTTTGCGCGCGCGCATCTTGCGCCGGCGATTGCCGAGTACATGCAGCTGTTTCCGGAAACGGGCTTCGACCTCATTCTCAGCGACCGCACGCTCAACATGGTGGACGAGGGCATCGACCTAGCCTTCCGCATCACCCATGCGGTTGACCCCGGGTTGGTCGCACGCCCCCTGGCACCCTGTCGCGTGGTGGTGTGTGCCTCTCCGGCCTACATCGAGCGCAATGGCCGCCCTGAGCGCCCTGAAGACCTGCGCCATCACGACTGCCTGAGTCACAGTTACTTCAAGCGCAGCATATGGCCGTTTCGCGGTGCGGGCGGGGAGCAGAGCATCGCAGTGCGAACCCGTGTGGCGGGCGACGTTGATTTTCTTCATGCGCTGGCATGCGCCGGAGCAGGGGTGGCACACCTGCCCTCATACCTGGTCGGCGATGACATTCGCGCCGGCGTGCTCGTCCCCTTGCTTGAGGATTACGAGATGCCGTCGCCTTCAGTCTATGCGGTGTATCCGAGCCGCCACTATCTGCTGCCAAAGGTGCGGAGCTTTCTCGACTACTTTGCCGAACGTGTTGGCGACCCGCCGCACTGGGATCGCGGCTGGTCGGACAGCGCGCCACAATAA
- a CDS encoding OprD family outer membrane porin encodes MKQKKISLLVQVLVGSALLSGIATAADLEGHSLEMKVRGIYFDRDYETDTNDRSQSALGLQLNYESPYFGDIIGFGLSGYSVIKLDASGRMTSDVLKVNSDGDAQDGFGKIGQAFIKFKYQDLANAKLGRQLHKSMLLSSSGSRAIPNTFSGGTGEIRPLKGLSIYGAMYDEWSPRADAHFYKFKTDKSDEGDIDYIGILGASYENGPFSVDLEYLNAKNFLSKTGLVAAYTFALPNKSSLKLTGGIHTSSDDGKLFVTASESAELDDEDVPGSANKKSDNDGQGIYIAADWKMGNLALGAAVSKFDGAWIEDNFAGDHGTNPFPTGGVLADFSNRDELVWMASVGYDWKDFVKGLKTSVSYKKGTGAKNSHVRSRGEADESELAVDVRYQVPIVKGLGVRYTYLDYRSDKTGRLDGVKEDEIDHRFYIDYTYRFF; translated from the coding sequence ATGAAGCAAAAGAAGATTTCGCTGCTGGTGCAGGTGCTTGTCGGGAGCGCGTTGCTCTCCGGCATCGCGACCGCAGCCGACCTGGAAGGGCATTCACTCGAAATGAAGGTGCGTGGCATCTATTTCGACCGCGACTACGAGACCGATACCAATGACCGCAGCCAGTCGGCCCTGGGTCTGCAGCTGAACTACGAGTCACCCTATTTCGGCGACATCATCGGTTTCGGCCTGTCCGGCTACAGCGTCATCAAGCTCGATGCCAGCGGTCGCATGACGAGCGATGTGCTCAAGGTCAACAGTGACGGCGATGCGCAGGATGGCTTCGGCAAGATTGGTCAGGCTTTCATCAAGTTCAAGTACCAGGACTTGGCGAATGCAAAGCTCGGACGTCAGCTGCACAAGAGCATGCTGCTGTCGAGCTCGGGCAGTCGCGCGATTCCCAACACCTTCTCGGGTGGCACGGGCGAGATCCGGCCATTGAAGGGCCTGAGCATCTACGGTGCGATGTATGACGAGTGGTCGCCGCGCGCAGACGCCCACTTCTACAAGTTCAAGACCGACAAGTCCGACGAAGGCGACATCGACTACATCGGCATCCTGGGTGCCAGTTACGAGAATGGACCGTTCAGCGTCGATCTCGAGTACCTCAACGCGAAGAACTTCCTGAGCAAGACCGGTCTGGTGGCGGCCTATACCTTTGCACTGCCCAACAAGTCTTCACTCAAGCTGACCGGTGGCATTCACACCTCCAGCGACGACGGCAAGCTGTTTGTGACGGCTTCGGAGAGCGCCGAACTGGACGATGAGGATGTGCCGGGTTCCGCCAACAAGAAGAGCGACAACGACGGGCAGGGCATCTACATTGCCGCGGACTGGAAGATGGGCAACCTCGCGCTTGGCGCCGCAGTGTCCAAGTTCGACGGCGCCTGGATTGAAGACAACTTCGCCGGCGATCACGGCACCAACCCCTTTCCCACGGGCGGCGTGCTTGCCGACTTCTCGAACCGTGACGAGCTGGTGTGGATGGCGTCCGTCGGCTACGACTGGAAGGATTTCGTCAAAGGCCTGAAGACCTCGGTCAGCTACAAGAAGGGCACTGGCGCGAAGAACAGCCATGTGCGTTCGCGCGGTGAGGCAGACGAAAGCGAACTCGCAGTGGATGTGCGTTACCAGGTGCCCATCGTCAAGGGCCTCGGCGTTCGTTACACCTATCTCGACTACCGTTCGGACAAGACCGGCCGCCTCGATGGCGTGAAGGAAGACGAGATCGATCACCGCTTCTATATCGATTACACCTACCGCTTCTTCTGA
- a CDS encoding DUF6519 domain-containing protein, protein MKADLSRSTFDPARRYRTVRMQQGRVQLDADWNEQQDILNHRLETETVDSLGAVAVPIDKPGFGITPAGKDLAISAGNLYVDGLLCENSAAASVAKQPDLPAIASAVLPAGATLLPLPPKDIKASDINGVVVFDNNGAAVAPAAGTYLAYLEVWQRHLSTTDLPAGDTSMREVALGGPDTCTREQTVWQVRLLRAGDAGVKLNCLSEIPAWTALTTPPDGRLAARAEATVPPKTPCQLPPEAGYRLLENHLYRVEIHDDGSVTGKARYKWSRDNGSLVSRVVRWLDDPIADEFEVASIGRDDTLAITAGCWVEFIDDTHELLGQPGPLVPVIRTEGNVVTVDLTQRIGHALDAALFPGNPRVRRWDGVAELKTSSVANPNTGWEELAQDGIELKFATGSYRVGDYWLIPARTATAAIEWPQDSGKPAFVAPAGVLRAFARLALLGFQADSWSPIADCRPLFPALTELTSLDYVGGDGQSVKPNPLNTPAVVALPSPLQVGVSNGQFPVANAQVRFTVDAGTLPNGTNTDVATTLANGVASIAWSLASDPTKPVQHARAELLVAGQPVTGRYLPVHFNAQLALASEVAYDPSGCADLLSAKAFSVQEAIDALCKRPQGGGGGCCVTVGEGGQFPSLDRALRTLLEKERLDICLCLLPGQHTLEDDLNVTGSRRHRVEIHGCGPTSRLLVRDQVFQFDTFGTLALQDFTLIRTGNLESLSFVDCDDLRLSRFDCVGSATPGNSLLRIGGSQRLVIEDSRVLADNNESKTLGLLLEQVGDLGAFKGAFRPTAIVDGHLPEFAAELSRLSAEEKKRMSGAIANMIRVSGTANAGLSQRELVALNAMRLGISNATAFALAVQLEQLGNAMLTNTPVFALALKDFGDVSLVNNTVRGRITLFGEGEDSPFPGRDLLGRLSGAINQTEVSLEPAGNLNLERNRLGGLRLSDMVLKDVVANARGSLPVCANLRVTDNQIDSELDHYAGVNCALNGNTLQTQDEVGMIVATQAKVIGNFMRNKHRLYAVAVAPESFGNGSLTITPV, encoded by the coding sequence ATGAAAGCCGATCTGAGCCGCAGCACCTTCGACCCCGCACGACGCTACCGCACGGTGCGCATGCAGCAGGGGCGCGTGCAGCTCGATGCCGACTGGAACGAGCAGCAGGACATCCTGAACCACCGTCTGGAAACCGAGACCGTCGACAGCCTGGGTGCGGTCGCAGTACCGATCGACAAACCGGGATTCGGGATCACGCCCGCGGGCAAGGACCTCGCGATTTCGGCCGGGAACCTCTATGTCGACGGTCTGCTGTGCGAAAACAGTGCCGCAGCCAGCGTCGCCAAGCAGCCGGACCTGCCTGCCATCGCCTCTGCGGTGTTGCCAGCTGGCGCCACCCTGCTGCCCTTGCCGCCGAAAGACATCAAGGCCTCGGATATCAACGGCGTCGTGGTGTTCGACAACAACGGCGCCGCGGTCGCGCCTGCCGCCGGCACGTATCTCGCCTACCTCGAAGTCTGGCAGCGCCACCTGAGCACCACCGATCTGCCGGCAGGTGACACCAGCATGCGGGAAGTGGCACTGGGCGGGCCCGACACCTGCACCCGTGAACAGACCGTGTGGCAGGTCAGGCTGCTACGCGCAGGCGACGCTGGCGTGAAACTGAACTGCCTGTCGGAGATCCCGGCATGGACAGCCCTCACCACGCCGCCGGACGGACGCCTGGCTGCGCGCGCCGAAGCCACGGTGCCGCCTAAAACCCCTTGCCAGCTGCCACCCGAGGCCGGCTATCGCCTGCTCGAAAACCACCTGTACCGGGTCGAGATCCACGACGATGGCAGCGTGACCGGCAAGGCGCGCTACAAGTGGTCGCGCGACAACGGCAGCCTGGTCAGCCGTGTGGTGCGCTGGCTGGACGACCCCATCGCAGACGAATTCGAAGTCGCCAGCATTGGCCGCGATGACACCCTGGCGATCACCGCCGGTTGCTGGGTGGAGTTCATCGATGACACCCATGAGCTGCTCGGTCAGCCCGGCCCGCTGGTACCGGTCATCCGCACCGAAGGCAATGTAGTCACCGTGGATCTCACCCAGCGCATCGGCCATGCGCTCGACGCCGCCCTGTTCCCCGGCAATCCCCGTGTGCGGCGGTGGGACGGTGTGGCCGAATTGAAGACCAGCTCGGTCGCCAACCCGAACACCGGCTGGGAGGAACTTGCCCAGGACGGCATCGAGCTCAAGTTTGCCACCGGCAGCTACCGTGTCGGCGACTACTGGCTGATTCCCGCGCGCACGGCCACTGCCGCCATCGAATGGCCGCAGGACAGCGGCAAGCCCGCCTTTGTCGCCCCGGCCGGCGTGCTGCGTGCATTCGCCCGCCTTGCCCTGCTGGGTTTCCAGGCGGACAGCTGGAGCCCGATTGCCGACTGCCGTCCGCTGTTTCCGGCACTCACCGAGCTGACCAGCCTCGACTATGTCGGCGGCGACGGCCAGAGCGTCAAACCCAATCCGCTCAACACCCCGGCCGTTGTCGCACTCCCCAGTCCCTTGCAGGTGGGCGTTTCCAACGGGCAGTTTCCGGTCGCAAACGCACAGGTCCGCTTTACCGTCGACGCCGGCACCCTGCCCAATGGCACCAATACCGATGTCGCCACGACGCTTGCCAACGGCGTCGCCTCCATCGCCTGGTCGCTCGCCAGCGACCCAACCAAACCGGTGCAGCATGCAAGGGCCGAACTGCTGGTGGCCGGCCAGCCTGTCACCGGGCGCTACCTGCCGGTGCATTTCAACGCCCAGCTCGCGCTCGCGAGCGAAGTCGCGTACGACCCCTCCGGCTGCGCAGACCTCCTCAGCGCAAAAGCCTTCAGCGTGCAGGAAGCCATCGACGCCCTGTGCAAACGTCCACAGGGCGGCGGCGGTGGCTGCTGTGTCACCGTCGGCGAGGGCGGGCAGTTTCCCTCGCTGGACCGGGCGTTGCGGACCCTGCTGGAGAAAGAACGACTCGATATCTGCCTGTGCCTGCTCCCCGGACAGCATACCCTGGAGGACGACCTCAACGTCACCGGCAGTCGTCGTCACAGGGTGGAGATCCACGGCTGTGGCCCCACCAGCCGCCTCCTGGTGCGCGATCAGGTGTTCCAGTTCGATACCTTCGGCACGCTTGCGCTGCAGGACTTCACCCTGATCAGGACCGGAAACCTCGAGAGCCTGAGCTTTGTGGACTGTGATGATCTGCGCCTGAGCCGGTTCGACTGCGTCGGGAGTGCCACGCCCGGGAACAGCCTGCTGCGCATCGGCGGCAGCCAGCGCCTGGTCATCGAGGACAGCCGCGTGCTGGCAGACAACAACGAGAGCAAAACACTTGGACTCCTGCTCGAACAGGTCGGCGATCTCGGTGCCTTCAAGGGCGCGTTCCGGCCGACGGCCATCGTGGACGGCCATCTGCCTGAGTTCGCCGCGGAATTGTCCAGGCTCAGCGCCGAAGAAAAGAAGCGGATGTCAGGGGCAATCGCCAACATGATCCGCGTGTCGGGCACCGCCAACGCCGGTCTCAGTCAGCGCGAGCTCGTGGCCCTGAACGCCATGCGCCTTGGCATCTCCAATGCGACCGCGTTCGCGCTCGCCGTACAGCTTGAGCAACTTGGCAACGCGATGCTCACCAATACGCCAGTGTTCGCCCTCGCGCTGAAGGACTTTGGTGACGTCAGTCTGGTGAACAACACCGTGCGGGGCCGTATCACCCTGTTCGGTGAAGGTGAAGACAGCCCCTTCCCCGGTCGAGACCTGCTCGGCCGGCTCAGTGGAGCCATCAACCAGACCGAGGTGAGCCTTGAGCCTGCCGGCAACCTGAACCTTGAACGCAACCGCCTCGGCGGCCTGCGTCTGAGCGACATGGTATTGAAGGACGTGGTCGCAAACGCGCGCGGCAGCCTGCCGGTCTGCGCCAACCTGCGGGTCACCGACAACCAGATCGACAGTGAGCTTGACCACTATGCCGGTGTGAATTGCGCCCTCAATGGCAATACCCTGCAGACTCAGGACGAGGTCGGCATGATCGTCGCCACCCAGGCAAAAGTCATCGGCAATTTCATGCGCAACAAGCACAGGCTGTATGCGGTCGCGGTCGCGCCGGAGAGCTTCGGCAATGGAAGCCTGACGATCACGCCCGTGTAA